The window agatcgatagtagcgagttttagagaaagcaaaacaaaagtaaacaacagcttaagcggtagttagagtgacagttgaaatattcggtcgttagggGAAATGAGGATTGTTTAGTAATATAAAAAGCAGTAAATGCTACAAACAGCACTTTTCAcgaaggaggtcatctggaagactgatctctaggtccaacagaacgtggacgagctcagtTGATGATCGTTCTATTGCAGAATGATTACATGCTCTTGAGGAGCTCTGAAACGAAATTCTGATTGGAGGAAATCATCtgggagggagatctcaaagtTGAGGGCTTCTTGGAAGATCTCTGTTAACAGTCGTTCATTAAAAGTGTAGTGTTTGTCGGCGAGAGCTCTATGTATGAAGTCATTAAATTCATCATAGGTCATTAGGAACTTGTTTATTCCTTGTTCTCCTACGAAGcggaattcacttccagaggcgacTGATTTGAGTTCTGCTTTGCAGGTCTGGATTTCCATGTCTTGCTTAACTgggaactcctctgtttgtgttcccaTTTCCTTATGCAAAATGGGAGCTACAGCCGGTGTCTGGATTTCCATTTCTTCAATTGTAGGTTCTTCCgtctgagttcctgcttcaaCACGAGCAGGAATCGGCATTGTCGGCGGTGCAAAGGCTGGGAGTacaacctgaggggttgggggaataaactgaggggttgagggaataaccttaggggtcggaaggggtttgggaattggaggttggaaggaaggaaaggatgaggggtttggGATATAATGACAAGGTTTGGGGTGTTCTGCAGGGGAAGGTTGAAGAGTTTGTGGTGGAGGTGGTCGATTTGTTCTTGGATCAATACGTGGTTCACATGGTGGTCGTCTTGGGGGCGATGGTTGTCTTTCTCGAGTTCTTGCTGGCGGTGGGTAGatgcccttcatcctccagattttttccagtctgacagggcaccccttgaaccatgcatgatGTGACTGGTGGCAgtttgggcatcgggcaacagtgtggtCCTTTGCTTTGAATTTGGCAAGGCATATATCCGTCTCATGCTTTTGGCTAAAAATACCGCAGACATGCTGGGCTGTGCACTCTCTTctgtgatgcccaaacctctggcacttgaaacacctTAGAGGTTCAGGAATGAAGGCTTCGGTCTTGTAGGTACCAGATCCCAAGGCTGATGAAGTCTGAGATTTTGCCCTTGAAAGTGGCCTCAACCTTTAAAGTTTGCTCATCTGTTCCATCTTTGTTCTTCACGGTGCAACGTGAAGCAGTCATTATTCCTGGCACTTCCAAAAATTCGGTCCAAAGTGACGTACTAGGGACCTTGTAGATCATTGCCTTGGATATCTTGGCGGCTGGGTCTAAGATAAGACATGAGGAATCCATTTTTAAGAGTTCTGCAGACTGTTCATCTTTCGGGGTAATAATAAATTCCCCTATGAGATTCGGTCGGGCCTGAAGTTTTGCAGTGGGATATTTCTTCTCGAGTGCTAGAACTGCCGCGTAGGATGTTCGATCTTGCTGGGAAATTGTCCTGAATTTGGGAAGTGTCTTGGTAGGTGGTGCAGAAGTCGAGGAGTACGGGAGATTGATGACACTCATAAgggtgtttttccttttcttttggacTTTCTGAAAGCCTTAGTCGTCGGGAGAGGGCGGGTCCACATGCTGGGGTCAGGAGGCGTAGGACGCTTCACTGAACATAGACATAAATTTGGCTAATAGCCTTTAAAGATTGTATGCTTTTGTTAGTCTTGCGTGTGTGGGTTGCAACTCCTAAATTTGCGTCCTGCCCGGGAAAACTGTCAAAAGAAGTTGCtcgaataaaaatagaataatttttATGGGAAGAGCCATAAATGAACTAATTTTAGATCTTAATATTACAATATCAACAaaaattgtgtgtttttttttcatttcaactataattgtttattttttctcaacaaaactgcatttagttattattttttttttgtatcttttcgtcGTCATAATGGATCTgccgaaggagagaaagagagtgaagaTACTCCGTTTTTCTATGCGTCCATTTCAGTGCTTTATGTTCAAGTTGAAGGGATGACTACacccgctctcctctctctctctctcctcctcttctctctctctctccccttcgttAATTCCGTTGGTTACGGGAcgaaaaagagtttttttttatttattattattattatttttttttttaccgaactgAGAGCAAAGGGTTGTGTGAACtaagtctgtatgtatatatatatatatatagatatatatatatatatatatatatatatatatatatatatatatatatatatatatatatatatatatatatatatgtcaatgtctctctctctctctcaacagacacTTGCAAAAGGTCACGTCGACCTTCTCTAAgcgactgttattattattaagatcctAATACTTTTCTACGCCAGACTCTTGATTGTTGGGGCAGATGAAAATGCTTGGGATTTTTAAATAAGAGATTTTGAAAGAAAACCTCCTAATGAGGGTCACTGAAAGATGgaaatatttgtattataaaaagaCATCTAGATGATCACTACTGAATGGTCTCATTGTACAGGGTGTTTATAAAAAGACACTAGACTGATCGAGTGATTATAGACGCTACTGAATGGTCtcattgtacagggtgtccattaagtcccagtaccattccgaGCAATAAATACTTCTAATGGTACTTGGAGtttttggacaccctgtatttctcCATCAGAAACATATGCCTAGCATCTGACCACCTGATTGAGTGATTATACATGTTATAGAAGGGTCTGTTATATNNNNNNNNNNNNNNNNNNNNNNNNNNNNNNNNNNNNNNNNNNNNNNNNNNNNNNNNNNNNNNNNNNNNNNNNNNNNNNNNNNNNNNNNNNNNNNNNNNNNNNNNNNNNNNNNNNNNNNNNNNNNNNNNNNNNNNNNNNNNNNNNNNNNNNNNNNNNNNNNNNNNNNNNNNNNNNNNNNNNNNNNNNNNNNNNNNNNNNNNNNNNNNNNNNNNNNNNNNNNNNNNNNNNNNNNNNNNNNNNNNNNNNNNNNNNNNNNNNNNNNNNNNNNNNNNNNNNNNNNNNNNNNNNNNNNNNNNNNNNNNNNNNNNNNNNNNNNNNNNNNNNNNNNNNNNNNNNNNNNNNNNNNNNNNNNNNNNNNNNNNNNNNNNNNNNNNNNNNNNNNNNNNNNNNNNNNNNNNNNNNNNNNNNNNNNNNNNNNNNNNNNNNNNNNNNNNNNNNNNNNNNNNNNNNNNNNNNNNNNNNNNNNNNNNNNNNNNNNNNNNNNNNNNNNNNNNNNNNNNTCACTTCTTCTTCAGGGACAGAAGGTGTTTTTGGGGGGGCCAGAGAAGTGACGACTGACAACAGGTAAATCCTTGCTCTAGTTACGAGGTTTGGTCTTGTGTCCTGCTgctaagagacagacagacagagagacagtgaGAATATGAAAAGCCATATTTGTTGATGACAAGAACAGTTGTCTGCAGAAAAGTCTTATTATTGTCGCCTctagaggagaaaaagagagaaaaataggcAAAAACCAAATGCGTTTAACGAAATTTATATTCAAAGTTCATTCAGCGATTtaacccccaccctcccccgagttatttatttcagaattagtctttatatatatatatatatatatatatatatatatatatatatatatatatatataaattactttattattCGCGTTCGTTTTTTTTCCATGAACAATTGTTAATTCTGGCTGTATTGGTCAAGTCGTCTTTTTCACTCTCTCAATATGCACATAGTACTACTTCCTTTATCGACAATAttcctctgatatatatatatgatatatatatatatatactatatatatatatataatatcagaggAATATTATCGATAAAGGAAGTAGTACTAGTGGTAGGTGCACTTTTATTCAGTATCAGTTTACAAATCTGCTTAAACGGATTTAATTCAACCTTTGATTTGAAATCAACTTCTTGAGTATAAACAATAACTCAGCTGGTATGTCACTGgaagtaagggggggggggggggggggtgggggggggggggggggaatgcccCAAGGTTGGTGAGACTGGGGCCAGGGGTATATATGTAGCTAGTATAGTGTGCAGTCTATATATATCCTTCCAAACATAAATCAGGTTTGGGTGAAAGATTGGCCGAAGATATCTAACACACCTCTTGAGGCTGGAGGCTCCAGGAACGACCTGGAGTCAATTGGGTTTACCTGGATCCAATTGGATTCCTGGAAGGTCAAATCGGGTTAgaaaagagggggtggggggaatacaGGAACTGACCTCCTTGGTTGGGATGAATCATTGCTTTCTGGAGgtgaatttaaagtagaatgttTGACCAAGGATGGAGATGCACAGAAGATATGTGAATAATCTTATCCTTCTCTCtgcatttatttgtcattttatttagacattcatgACCTatcatcaaggagagagagaggggggtggggttcTCTAGTCAGTGTACAAACTGTGTATAGACCTATGTGCAGGTTTTagcaatttatttaaaaatatttctttatgtttattGGTTTTTGGGCGTCGTAATCAGTTTATCAAGAGATCCATGATTTCTTGgcattgtgttgttgttgttgttgtattaagccaacacttcttgttcgcacgggcctttcccttgttcggcccgtaggtgatctgtgagagagtgagtgagagagagagagcatgaaagaCACACAGGCATATATAAACAGACTTGGTTCACACAATCCTTTGATCTCAGTtcggtaaaaaaataataataaataaataaaactcttttTCGTCCCGTTAACCAACGGAAgtaacgaaggagagagagagagagcgggtgtaGTCATCCCTTCAGCTTGAACATAAAGCAATAAAATGGACTCATAGAAAATGGagtattctctctatctctctctctctctctcactcggcaGATCCAGTGTGACGACGAagatacaaaaaaaggaaaaaaaattattaaatgcaGTTGCTGAGAAAAAActaaattatgatgaaatgaaaaataaaaaatacaattttgataTGTTATAATATTTAGGTTCCAGATCTGATTtacttgtgtcttttctcatagaaactttttctaattttattcggGCAATTTATACTTGGCTGATGGCGAACAGATTAAGAGTAAGCCTGGAATTCGCTAAGGTTGTAATTTTGGAGAGATGATATTTATGAACGGTAATTATGGCCGTATAATGTTAAACTTTACACTACAAAGTGGAAATAATGTACTACTCTTAAGTAGCCTCCAAAGTGTTagtatttattctatttaaagtAATAGATCGTCATCATACTCGTGTCTGGGTCAGGCAGGACTTTAGAACAAGCGAGTCTCTTGATCGTATTCAGCCTGCCATTTGTAAATGATAATTCCATCTCGACTTTCACTTCCAGCTATTTAAAGGAAGATGGTTGACACTTCGAATTGTTTCCATTTCTCTTCGAGTTTCCCccgcccccactctctctctctctctctcgctctctctctctctctctctctctctctctctctctctcatgactgacCATTAATTCTGTCAATCCCTTCCACTTCTCTGTCTTCATTCAATATATCTCTTTATTTGCTTCCCCTCAGAGGAATCAGGGGGAACCGGGAAGGGGAAATGATTCCCCTCTTGCTTTTACCTGATGGCCCACACCCCtctatccccccccccaaaaaaaaaaactccagatgTTTCCATCAAAATGTGATTcagttcaaaaaatgaaaaaattacccagacttctctgttattattattattattattattatattattattatgattattattattattattattattattattattattatgggctatcacagtcctccaattcgactaggtggtattcatagtgtggagTTACGggttttactatgtgcgctgtttttaggatcacactcttctgcatgagtcctggagctacttcagcctctagtttttccagaatccttttcagggatcttgggatcgtgcctagtaatcctatgattatgggtagctacaatttccactggcatatcccatatccttcttatttctattttcaggtcttgatacttatccattttttccctttctttctcttcaactctggtgtcccatggtattgcgacatcaatgagtgatactttcttctttattttgtcaatcaacgtcacgtctggtctatttgcacgtatcaccctatctgttctgataccatagtcccggaggatctttgcctgatcgttttctatcacgccttcaggttggtgctcgtaccacttgttactgctaggtagttggtgtttcttccttattattattattattattattattattattttattattattattgttgttattattgatagaaagagagatgaattatactgactttattattattattattattattgtgaaagaGCCATAAGCGAAGACTAGATAAGAAGGAATCATTATTAAGTACCGAGAAATGTCCAAAGATCCTGTAGTAGgataatgagaaaagaaaaatggacatTAGAATTGAAAAGCGAAGCGTAAATCATAACTTGAATAGTTGGGATTTAAAAGTGGGTTTGattaataaaaattcacataaatagATCCTTTACTGGTGCCTGGGAAACATTGGCCCAGTTGGTGTTTAGAAAGCTCTATGGGAGATGATTGCGTTCAGGACATTGTTAAATGGTTTGTTTGCTTATCACTGATGcatttttatagttatttccATAACCTGTTATTTagttgattatctctctctctcttgtctttctcctctcctctctctctatctctctcctcctctctctctctctctctctctcctgagcatTAATCAGAAAGGGAAGTTTTTGCTTAGTTTCTACCATTTCTAAGTTCACTCCATTCCCGTCTTTGTCTTTTTACCAAAGCTGAGAGGAAAGGGTGATGACCGAGAGACATATCTGTATGTATTGTGTCTGTTTGTGATTGTGTGTCTTTAAcgctctctcactcactcactcagacTGAAACAACGCCCCGAAATCATCTCGTTATACCCGTCGACGCCTTCGGCAGAAGAACGTGAATATGTCCCCGGTCATGGTtcctatacttatgtatataccaCTGATGTATACTCGATGCAGTATTCATTCGCTCCCTGGGGCGTTGTATTGTGGTTGTACTGTGTTGTAttattctccaattgtgatctaATACAGCAGCTCCTCTGTTCTGCCTTTGTTGATATGAGATATCTCGACGaatcttcagatatatatatgagtttatgaaGATTCATTATTTGCTTTGAAAACGTGTTACTTATTTTCGGGAAAGTATTAGTTACTTAATCAAGTTTCTCAAGCGACTGCTATCTTCCTTCCAAAGCCAAGTTCTCGAAGCAAAAACCTTTcgacttatttctatttatatatatgataaatatgtcATGGCGACGATTGGTAAAAGCTGAGGAAAAATTAATGTACGACCCTCTAAATCTTATAGAAAACATGGTGTGAACATCAAACACAAGGTATGAAGTAAATCTGGGATACTAATGAAGTATCTTATTTACTAAAAGTGAATGAGAAGTTAAAAATAGAGCATAAAGcagataagaaagaaaatgttgCGTGTTCTTCGAAATACTGGGTAGATGCAAGCACAAGAGACGGCGCCTCAATCCTCTGATTCCTGTCTGACTTATGGCTTAAGATTAATATTGTCTGGTCCACTGATTTTGCGGGAACGCTATGCATTGAATTTAAGTTTGTTgcataagaaaatttttataaaagtttataaactagaattttaaagcaGTTTAACATCTAATaatctatttacttttaaaactttCTAGTCATGTTAACGCATTCGGACCACGTATTCCTTGTTGCCATCGGAGTTCGCTGTTGCCAGACGTAagtgtttctctctttcttttttttcttttatttattatttatttatctattttcaacgATTTCCTCAAACGACTGACGTTATGATAGGAAATGTTAGTAAAATATAAGGTTTTTGTGTATAggaatgaacatatatatacgGAACTGCAAAGAATTTGCATATTCCATGCAGAGATCATGTTCACGAACGACTTACTGTTTGTACGACACTAaaatgatgcaactctcttacgATGCAATTTCCAATTCTTTATGTAAATTCTTTATGTACAAAACAAGTCCTctcatttatcatttgttttataagACAATAAGTCATTGTTTCAGCTGTTGGGTTTCCtgtgtacttttttggggggggggtggggggggagaacTGACGGCGCTTATGAGAAGTACCAAGTTTCACTTCGTTCAATTTAGCTAACAATTCCTTGAGAATATTAATCAATTTTcgtctttatttccatttattcaatTCTGCAAGATATTCATTTCCCACTTTTGGGAACAGGAAGATGCCATGTATCCTCTCGAGACATCGAGACCTTCCCCACTCTCCTATAGATGAAGGAACATTAAATTCATAATAGATATCTCCAAAAGAGTCCTTTTTCCAGCTCCGTTTATGCAAATGGCGCCGATTTCAGAATATCAGTGCTTCCATTGCTTCAGGAGACAATTAGGGGTCGTATACATGTCCCATTAAAAGCTCCTCCTCTGGAGGAGATCAAAGCCCTTTTGTAAATAGACAGAATATCTAtcgaattattttttgttattatatgaataaatatcttcAATCAATTGTTTGTTAGaagttctttgtattttattcatgttAAGTGTTGTGAATGTTGGACCAGAGAAGTTGTGTATAAAAACCtccctttttttaaaattgtagAATACGTACAAATAGCAGTTGGTTTATACCTGACACAAGATtgagtgtccctcttgattcaTGGTttcagctgaaagagagagagagagagagagagagagagagagagagagagagagagagagaaaggcgtatcagaaaatgtattaaagataaatgGTCTAACGTCAGCAACTATTTATTCCCACCAGAAAGGAAACACCTGATTTCTGTCGCTCGTACAACAGAGTTTATTCCTGGGGGACTCTCATatgaggtgctctctctctctctctctctctctctctctctctctctctctctctctctctatacccgTCAGGCCCAAGGATTTGAGGAaagtagaggaaggaaggaaattgaAGAGAAAGACTGGAATCAGACGAAATCTTAAAAGACAAAAGTGTTTTTTCAAATCGGGGACGTCCCATCTGttgtattattaataattattcagtaattatgataattgtatTGTTGAGAACGCTACCAACAGTTCCATGATTCCTAATGCCACCGCCAGATGTCGGcgtgtgttgttgttgctgtaacccgctcattacaataaagttaagttgtaaacatgtgagtttatatcatgaatatcaccTTCAATGCACGACATCGAGacatggtggcagcggtgggattaaAAACGACATCTAGAACTCACTAAGCAAGTATTATGCAGTATAGGCCTTTTAGATTTCGTGTATAAGCCTAAAATACTGAGTGTTCCCGACCGGCAAACATGGCTTCGTCGACGGAAGGTCTTGTAGCCCCAGCAAAATTCACTGCTAGCCTAGGGGCAGACAACGAACGTGAATGGAAGTCTTTTAAGCAACGGTTCGAGATTTATTTACTTGCTTCTGAGAAGGACAATAAACCTGAAGAGATTAAGGTGGCCCTACTTTTAAACATTGGAGGTGAAGAACTTCTACAGATTTACAACTCTTTCGAATTTCCAGTCCCAGCAACCGGTGACCCTAATCCAGCCAATGTGTTGAAGGATGTTTTGGCGAAATTTGACGTCTATTTTTCTCCGCGCAAGAATGAACTTGTAGCAAGGTACAAGTTTCGAAGATGTATGCAGGAAACAAACGAACCATTGGAAGCCTATGTTACCAGATTGAAAATTCTTGTGAAGGACTGCAACTATGGTAACCAACGAGACAAGCAGCTGAGGGACCAAGTGGTGTTTGGATGTACTGAGGACAAACTTCGTCAGAAGTTATTTGAAGTTGAAGACCTTACCCTTGAGAAGACATAGGATTTGCGTGTGGCCTTTCAAGCAAGCAAAAGGCAGATGGACGTCGTCAAGTCTACTCCTCGCCAGACCAATGAAAGTGTGGCCAAAGTGAGAGAAAAGCCTAGAAGGGAGAAGACTACTGGTAGCAGACACGACGCAGACCATGATGGTAGGCCtaggcatgaaaataatgaaggtaGGCCTAAGTCCAGTAGACCCAGTATTCCAACAAATAAGTTGCGCCCTTGCAAATTTTGTGGGGAAAAACATGAATGGCATAAGGAAAAGTGTCCAGCTCATGGTAAGAAATGtacaaaatgtggtaaatataatcattatgctgttaaatgtaaaagtaggaaaataaattatgtatcaGGTAATGACAATGACTTTGATGTGAGTAGTTCAGATGAATCTGAATGTGAATATTTGCTTAAAGTGTCTAGTAAAAAGGATAAGCTAATTGAAGCTGATTTTGAAGTTAtggtaaaataatcaaatttcaaGTAGATTGTGGAGCTAGCGTAAATGTAATTCCTCAATATTTAATTCCTAATGTCAATTTAAAGCCTTGTGACACTACCCTAGAAGTGTGGACTTTAGAGACAGTTAGACCTAAGGGAAAGTGCAGGTTAGTAATTAGAAATTGCAAGAATAGGAAGAAATATAACCTTGAATTTTTGGTTGTTGATTGTAAATACACTCCATTATTAAGTAAAAGAACATCAGAGCAAATGGGACTTATTacagttatgaaaatatttctgcaaCTAAAGATGTACTTGATAAATATGACAATGTATTTAATACTGATGTGGGTACATTCCAAAATGTTGTTAGACTAACCATTGACACAAATGCAGAACCAGTAGTGATTCCTAAATGCAGAGTTCCAATTAACCTTAAAAACAGagtatgtaagaaaataaatgaaatggaaaaacataaaataatagctAAAGTTGACCAACCTACTgactgggtgagtcggatggttgtagctgaaaagaaaattaaggatTTAAGAATTTGTATTGATCCACAAGCTTTAAACAAGTCTCTGAAAAGGGAACATCATCCTACCCCTGTAATTGATGATATTCTACCCCAACTGTCAAAGGCAAaggttttttcatcttttgatttgGCCAATGGGTATTGGCATTGTGTTCTTGATGAAAAATCTAGTTTTTTAACCACTTTTCAAACCCCTTTTGGTCACTACAGGTGGCTCAGACTACCATTCGGTTTAAATGTTAGTGGTGAGATTTTCCAAAAACAGTTACTcttgaatcttgagaatcttgaTGGTGTTGTATGTATTGCTGACGATGTTATAATTTATGGTGTAGGTGAAACGTATGAGGAAGCTGTTAAAGACCATGATAGTAAGATAATCAAATTTTTGGAAATGTGCCAGGCTAACGGGTAATTAAAACTTAAACGTAAGTTAATGGCCCGTTATTAAGGAAAATCTGAAATCGCTTTCTTAGGTCATAAAATCACAAGTAAAGGTCTCATGCCTGACCCTAAAAAGGTGGAAGCT is drawn from Macrobrachium nipponense isolate FS-2020 chromosome 47, ASM1510439v2, whole genome shotgun sequence and contains these coding sequences:
- the LOC135204604 gene encoding uncharacterized protein LOC135204604; amino-acid sequence: MKGIYPPPARTRERQPSPPRRPPCEPRIDPRTNRPPPPQTLQPSPAEHPKPCHYIPNPSSFPSFQPPIPKPLPTPKVIPSTPQFIPPTPQVVLPAFAPPTMPIPARVEAGTQTEEPTIEEMEIQTPAVAPILHKEMGTQTEEFPVKQDMEIQTCKAELKSVASGSEFRFVGEQGINKFLMTYDEFNDFIHRALADKHYTFNERLLTEIFQEALNFEISLPDDFLQSEFRFRAPQEHVIILQ